TCATACTAATGGCGTTGATTTGTTCATTACTGAAACGTACAGTATGAGTAGGATAAAGGGAATGAGGAAAACTAGAACTTTTCGTGCTTTCTTTAGCTTCCTCTCTTTCCCTATCTACTGAAAAACAACATTTGAGACTATAAAATCACAATCTGTTAACGGAAATTGCCAGGATTTAAGCGAGTCCGATTTTGAGATTGAGTAGGAGTTTGACGGCGAATTGCAACACCATTACGTAATTTTGTCCCAGTTCCACCATCTTTGCGATCGAGAAAAGGTTTGAGATTAATTCCACTTTTTGATGAGCTAACTTGACGATTGCTTCCACCCAAAATTGTGCGACCTATGTTGTAGATTTCATCTACTCCACCTCTATTGTTGCGGAAAGTATTCACAGCCGTAGTTTGTTGACCATCATCCGCAGAAATTAAGTTTTGGAAAATGCTATTGCGGACAGTATATGGGTCTTTATCCCGTGGTACTGTCAAGACAATGCGACAGCTAGAGTTAGCTTCGGTGGTAACACAGACAATATTTTCGTTGTTTAAGAAACCTGTTTGGAGTTCTTGCAAGCCATCGGGACGATATTCTTCTAAGCGTTGAGCAATGGTAACACAACGTTTATAGGGATCCCAACCACCGCCCAATTGTGCAGGAGCCGCCCAAGGGAAGAATCTTCCTGGTTGACTTTCGGGCTGATACATAACAACGTATTGACCGTTAGTATTTTGGCAGCTAAATCTAGTACCAGTAACTACAGTACCTGTTGAGGAAGTGGGTACACCTGTTGTTGTATCAACAGGATTTGATGAACCAGATGGATAGGGATCGGAAGTAGTAGGTACAACGATACCACCACCGTCGTTAACTTGGGCAAAGGCGGCAGAATTACCCAAAAACAAGGATAAGCCCAAACCGCTTAAACATAATAGCTTCAAGGGTTGTAATTTCATAAATTATCCTTTAGTAGATATGAGGTTAGCTAATTGATAATTACAGTGACGCAGAAATTTGTTTTTTGATTCATTCAGAACGCCGCTTTTTCTCCTCTCGTTCTTTTTTCTCTTTCAACAGTTGTTTGACTTTTGCTTGAATGGCTGTGTGACGTTCAACTCCTTCGTAGCTGTAGCGGTTGTAGTTACCACGGGTAATCAAGTTTTCTAGATAACTCACTCGTTCTTTACCGCCTGGGTGGGATGATAACCAAGTAGGAGGAGCATTTTTTTGTTGCTTTTGCAGCGTCGCCATTAAGTTACGCAACCCATCAGCAGCATAGCCATTAGCCACAATCAAGCGAGTACCAAGAACATCTGCTTGACGTTCCATTTCACGGCTGTAGCTGAGAGAAAAGAGTTGACCGAATGTACCACCAAAAGGCAGATATTGAGTAACGTTAGAAATCAGGTTTCCTTGGGTAATTAATTGAAAACCGTGGGATAAAACTACGTGAGATAATTCATGACCGATTAACCCAGCTATTTCAGCTTCGGATTTACTTTTAGCGATCGCACCAGCATTAATAAAAACTTTACCTCCTGGTAAGGCAAAGGCATTTAATTCTTCTTCAGGAATAACAAAAAATTCATATTTAAATTCGGTGCGTCCTGAAACTTTGACTAGTTTTTGCCCAATTTCGTTAATGTAGGCCAGCACTTCCTCATCTTTAACTAATGGTAGCTGTTGTTTGGCTTGTTTAGCTACCGACTCACCCACCGCACCTTCTCCTTGCAGCAGCAAGATGGTAGAGTCTAAGGCAGAAAACGGCCCTAACAAGCTCCCTGTGACAGCATACCCAACTGCACCTGTAATAATGTTAGCGAGAGTATTACCTCTAATTTCTTCGCGGATATGGGCTTTATAGCGTTTGAGATTTTTTTCTGCAAGTTGGGTAAATTCCTCGGCTTGCGGATCACGAGGATAAAGAATGGCAAATTGACGCGCTGCTAACGATGCTTCCATCCATTTTTTTTCATCAGCTAGTGCTGTAACTTTGGCTTTAATTAAATCTGGCTGATCGGGATATAGTGATGATGCTCGTTCTAAAATATCTACAGCTTCTTTGGGGCGATTATATTGCTTGAGAATCTCAGCATAGCGAATATGACCAGGAATAAATTCAGGATACTGCTCGACTAGTAACTTCAACGGTACTTCTGTTCTAGTTTGCAATTTAGCCGCAATTCCCGCCTCTGATTCTCGCCAGTAAACTTTGCCAGCTGGTGATAGTTGCATCGGGTCAAGAATCGCTGGTTTGCGTTCTTGAGTTGCAATATCTGTGCTCGTAAATGGTGTTTTTACTTCCCGATAGAGTTTTTCCGCATCAGTAATATTTCCGGCGAGATATAACTTGTCTGCGGCGATAAACTTCTGTTGACGCGCAATTTCTTCGGGAGTGAGTGCAGGTTCCGCCGCCGCATCTGGTTTTTCGGTCTGATTTGGCTTTGGACTTTCGGAATTGGGTGTATCTTTTGTTTCTACAGTTGTAGTTGTAGGTTCTTGGGCTGGAACAGGTGCTAAAGGTTGCGTCAGAATAATTACAATTGAAGTACTAACTGACAACAATATCCAACTCAAGGTGAGCAGCAGAGACTTCCTGGTTCGTTTCATGCTGAGTTTGTTTATGCAAAGGGGCTGTTTTAATGCTATGAGTAACTGACCCTATCCGCCTAGAGCGATCGCCACTGTTTTACTACAATCTCAGGGTATAAACTTTCTTATTTTGAAACCAGAATAATTATGATTTCAGAAAGATAAAATAGTTATAAATACTCTATTAAATCTATATTTCTGAAATAGGTGAAATGCCAAGAGAAGAAACGTTATAATAACAATCTTAGGTCTGTTAATGTGATTCAAGTAAATGCTATGCAGCAAAAAGCTGATGAGATTGTCAAAACACTCAAGAGCAAAGGATTGCGAGTGACTCCCCAGCGCTTCGCAGTATACGCAAATCTACTGGCACGAGAAGACCATCCTACGGTAGATCAAATTCTGACAAACTTGAATCAGGATGCGCCAACTTCATCCCAAGCCACTGTTTATGCGGCATTGCAAGCATTACGTGAGGTAGGCTTAGTCCGAGAAGTGCTGTTAGAAGAAGGTGTATCTCGTTATGATGCCAATGTGGGACTACATCATCATTTTCGCTGCAAGTGTTGTGGTGCTATTGAAGATATTGGCTGGGATACATTTGAGTGTATTGATTTGAACAAACTGCGGTCTGGATTGAAAGCAGAAAGATATGAAGTGACTGTGCAGGGAATTTGCGATCGCTGTGAAACAAAGTCTAAAGTGTGAAGTATGAAGTCTGAAATTTTAGACTTCATACTTCAGCTGTCATACTTCACTCCGCATCACTGCATCTAACAACAATCCAGCACCAAAACGCACCGGATCGGTGCAAGCTAAACCGGTTTCGGCTGTAGTTTGAGCGATCGCTTCTTGGGCAGCAAATTCATCTAAATGTGCAGTATTTAATGCTATACCCACCACAGGTACTTTCCCAAAAGCACCACCCGCACTCGCTACAGATTCATACATTTGAATCACTTTCGTTAACGGTGGAATCGGGACATGAGGATTATTCCGGTTGTGGGTTTGTCCCGCTCGATGTACTAATATCAATTGTGTGGGCTGAGAACCGCGAATCAAAGGCAAGGTAGCTGTAGAACCAGGATGTAACAGCGAACCTTGTCCTTCAATTTGCAGAATGTCATAGTTTTTGCCATAACGCATCACTATTTGTTCCACAGCACCAGCCGCAAAATCTACTCGGACTGCATCTAAAGCTATACCATCCCCTTCTAACATCAAACCAGTTTGACCTGTAGCAATAAACTTAGAACGCCAACCCCGCAACTTTGCCGCCCAGTGTAGTTCTAAACTAGTAGACATTTTCCCAATCGCCATATCTGTTCCCACTGTCAACACACGGCGACAGGGAAGCGTCCGCGCCATTCCACTCGCTACCTCTATATTTGGTGGTTCTTTGCGGACATCCCAAATTAACTGTCCAGGTTTGAGAATTGCATTTAACTCTGCCATTGTCGCCAATGGTGTGTGTAAACCATTCACTAAAGACATCCCAGCCTCTAGCGCATCTTTGATTTCTACCCAATAATCATCGGGTACAGCACCACCTTTGGGTGCAATCCCAATTACCAATACTTCTGGTTTATATGCCAAAGCTGCGGTGACAGATTCCACAATCGGCACATCACGCTTGATACCTGTTAATTCTGGCAAAGACCTACCAGCAGTTACCTTATCAATAACTGCGACAATCGGGGCTTCACTGTAGCGTAAAATTGCCAACCCTGTTTTGCCCTGTGTTCCTGTAGTTCCTTCATGCAGCAGAATAGCGATTCGTTGATTAAGCGGCAAACGCACTGTATTGTACCCCCAAGCCTGGTAAATCGTTTGGTAAAACTTTTCCTTCTACTACTAATGCACCCATAAACGGGTCATCAACTAAGTTCAGATGACTGTCTAAATCTAAATAATCAGCGAGTGGTGCTAATTGTGCTGCGGCTGTGTTAGCTAGTGAACTGTCAGAATAGCAGCCAAACATCACTTGTAAACCATAAGCCCGCGCTGTGTGTATCATCCGCAATGCTTCGGTTAAACCCCCTGACTTCATCAGTTTGATATTAATTCCATCCACGTAGTTCGCCAAATGGGGAATATCAACGCTAGTAAAGCAACTTTCATCAACAAAAATCGGTAGGGGTGACTCTTGTTTGAGTGCGGCTAAACTTTCTTCCTGACCCCTTGCCAGTGGTTGTTCTACATACTTTACACCTAAATCAGCCAGCCAATGACACATCTTAATTGCATCTGGTAAACTCCAACCACCGTTTGCATCCACAAAAAATTCTAGGTTTGGTGCTTCTTGTTGGACTGCTAATAGCATTTGCTGATCTGCATCAATGCCATCGGGACTACCTAATTTGACCTTAAACAGCCGGACATCCAGATAATTTAACCAGTCCCGCGCCCTCTCCCTAGCGCCCTCTGGTGAATTTATACCAATAGTTACCGAAGTCGGGACAATGAGATTGCGATCGCATCCCCAAATCTGCCACAGTGGTAAGCCAACAAACTTACCCAACCAATCGTGCATCGCCATATCCACCGCCGCCCGCGCCGCAGAAGGAATCTGCTGTTGAATTAATAATTGCTCAACTTGCTGTCTCTGCAAAGGACTAAAAGTTGTTAATAATGGTATAACTTTCTCGATAGCATCTTTGATTTGCTCGGTTTTTTGAGCATGATTTCCGACACCAAATGGTGATGCTTCACCCCAGCCCTCAACGCCATCTTGCGAAATTTTTACCCATACATTCGTTGTCTGTGCCGTTGTACCCCGACTAATAGTTAAGGGAAATCGTTTATTGACAGTAAATACCTTGACTTCTACTTGCATAAGTCTGCTCTATGATGGCTAGGGCAGAAAATAGTTTAAGGGATTTTAGCTGATTTTCTGCATCTGTTATACTTTTTTACATTTGTTAATTAGCATCTATGAGAAATCTCAAGAAATGGAAAATCTTGCAATCAAAAATGGTGTTCAACCATCCTTGGTGTAGAGTCAGGCAAGATAAAATCGAATTACCTAACGGTAAGGTCATTGATGATTATTTTGTCAGTATTAAACCAGAAATTGCCCTTATTTTGCCAATTACCAGTAATCAAGAAATTGTTTTCGTTAGGCAATACCGTCACGCAGTCGCAGATTTTTTTATCGAATTACCAGCCGGACATTTTGACCCTACGCAAGAAAGTGCAGAAATCGCCGCCATCCGAGAATTACAAGAAGAAACTGGTTATCTTGCTCAACAAGTTAAAAAAGTCACTGTTTTTTATGATAAACCCAGCAAAGATACCAACCGCATACATTTATTTTTAGCTGAGAATGTCATAAAAGTTGGGGAACAGAATTTAGATATTACAGAAGAAATTGAAGTAATCTTAATTCCTGTTGCCGAAGTGTTAGATAAAATACATCAAGGTGAAATTTCAGTATCAGGAACTATTGCTGCTCTATTTTTAGGCTTACAACTTGTCTCATAGATAATATCGCTGACAAAATTCGCTTATTATTAATTACTAAATTTCCTAATATGCAAATATTACTTAAAAAATAGGCGATCGCATCTATAACTCAAAAGAGCGATCGCCTAAAATTTAGTCCAGTAAATTCAAAGCTTGAGAATTAGTAAATAGAAATTCCCAAAATCAATATTTCTCTCCTTCTCTAATAAAATCGGCAAGAAAATGTAAGAATGCAGAATACAGAAGTAAGATGGTTTAGAGTTTGATAACAAATACTATTAGAATATTAAAATTTCTATCTAGCAGACTCTTTATTTATCTAGGATTCTGACTCGTGAGTTCTTACAAAAAAATTAATTAGCACCCTGTCTTTTCGACTTCATTCTTAAAGCCAATACAAGTGTAGCCGCAATCCCAACAACTGCACTTGGTTCAG
This window of the Nostoc sp. HK-01 genome carries:
- a CDS encoding NUDIX hydrolase, which gives rise to MRNLKKWKILQSKMVFNHPWCRVRQDKIELPNGKVIDDYFVSIKPEIALILPITSNQEIVFVRQYRHAVADFFIELPAGHFDPTQESAEIAAIRELQEETGYLAQQVKKVTVFYDKPSKDTNRIHLFLAENVIKVGEQNLDITEEIEVILIPVAEVLDKIHQGEISVSGTIAALFLGLQLVS
- a CDS encoding peptidase M48 Ste24p; the protein is MKRTRKSLLLTLSWILLSVSTSIVIILTQPLAPVPAQEPTTTTVETKDTPNSESPKPNQTEKPDAAAEPALTPEEIARQQKFIAADKLYLAGNITDAEKLYREVKTPFTSTDIATQERKPAILDPMQLSPAGKVYWRESEAGIAAKLQTRTEVPLKLLVEQYPEFIPGHIRYAEILKQYNRPKEAVDILERASSLYPDQPDLIKAKVTALADEKKWMEASLAARQFAILYPRDPQAEEFTQLAEKNLKRYKAHIREEIRGNTLANIITGAVGYAVTGSLLGPFSALDSTILLLQGEGAVGESVAKQAKQQLPLVKDEEVLAYINEIGQKLVKVSGRTEFKYEFFVIPEEELNAFALPGGKVFINAGAIAKSKSEAEIAGLIGHELSHVVLSHGFQLITQGNLISNVTQYLPFGGTFGQLFSLSYSREMERQADVLGTRLIVANGYAADGLRNLMATLQKQQKNAPPTWLSSHPGGKERVSYLENLITRGNYNRYSYEGVERHTAIQAKVKQLLKEKKEREEKKRRSE
- a CDS encoding FUR family transcriptional regulator; translated protein: MKCQEKKRYNNNLRSVNVIQVNAMQQKADEIVKTLKSKGLRVTPQRFAVYANLLAREDHPTVDQILTNLNQDAPTSSQATVYAALQALREVGLVREVLLEEGVSRYDANVGLHHHFRCKCCGAIEDIGWDTFECIDLNKLRSGLKAERYEVTVQGICDRCETKSKV
- a CDS encoding mandelate racemase/muconate lactonizing protein → MQVEVKVFTVNKRFPLTISRGTTAQTTNVWVKISQDGVEGWGEASPFGVGNHAQKTEQIKDAIEKVIPLLTTFSPLQRQQVEQLLIQQQIPSAARAAVDMAMHDWLGKFVGLPLWQIWGCDRNLIVPTSVTIGINSPEGARERARDWLNYLDVRLFKVKLGSPDGIDADQQMLLAVQQEAPNLEFFVDANGGWSLPDAIKMCHWLADLGVKYVEQPLARGQEESLAALKQESPLPIFVDESCFTSVDIPHLANYVDGINIKLMKSGGLTEALRMIHTARAYGLQVMFGCYSDSSLANTAAAQLAPLADYLDLDSHLNLVDDPFMGALVVEGKVLPNDLPGLGVQYSAFAA